The Streptomyces camelliae genome window below encodes:
- a CDS encoding HIT family protein has protein sequence MDVTGCLGCDLLTGRRELPGGVLRETSAWVVNHVVGPMNLGTLIVGPREHVVAIAELDDTAAELGPLLRDTARVVETLCRPEQTYVCMWSHGRDARKHLHIAIQPVTAEVRARYGGLRSEQLQARMLADGDEPDITEVEQFCERARELFRAITDSSAKHRS, from the coding sequence GTGGATGTGACGGGCTGTCTTGGGTGTGACCTTCTGACCGGACGCCGGGAGTTGCCCGGGGGTGTCCTGCGCGAAACCTCTGCTTGGGTCGTGAACCACGTCGTCGGCCCGATGAATCTCGGCACCTTGATCGTCGGTCCGCGAGAGCACGTCGTGGCCATCGCCGAACTCGACGACACGGCGGCGGAACTCGGCCCCCTGCTGCGCGATACCGCTCGCGTCGTGGAGACGTTGTGCCGACCCGAGCAGACCTACGTCTGCATGTGGTCACACGGCCGCGACGCGCGCAAGCACCTGCACATCGCGATCCAGCCGGTGACCGCTGAGGTGCGGGCCCGCTACGGCGGGCTGCGCTCCGAGCAGCTCCAGGCCCGGATGCTGGCGGACGGTGACGAGCCAGACATCACGGAGGTCGAGCAGTTCTGCGAGCGGGCTCGCGAGCTGTTCCGAGCGATCACTGACAGCAGCGCCAAACACCGCAGCTGA